The following are encoded together in the Culex pipiens pallens isolate TS chromosome 1, TS_CPP_V2, whole genome shotgun sequence genome:
- the LOC120425313 gene encoding glutamate receptor ionotropic, kainate 2 isoform X1 produces the protein MMNKRKKSAVVALVALVLSAHFDAFPAYNSDADETVEHIKIGGLFDSDTDDVSLAFQYAVEAVNNEKLSYSNYRLEAVPVTVKYGDQFDVSKKLCKVLRSGVAAIFGPNSPKAAVHVQSICDEKEMPHIETRWDAYTRLPTINIHPHPHILGRVFLDLVVAFEWKDFTIIYESGPWLPGISDLLKMYDPKGYTVTVRQLDLKLNGNYRAVLRRVKQSDDKHIILAASVDSMPEILKQAQQVGLMTDYHQFIITSMDLHTIDLEPYQYSGTNITGIRLVDPDEEKIHQVTEFLNASQISKTLELNQGLNPATMRVETALMYDAVLLFAEALRHLIGIDPPHPLEPIALKCEDDNTWKNGYSIINYMKASTIHGLTRGVKFDHEGHRSDFLLDIVELGPAGLEKVGVWNSTEGLNFTRKKELTALALDDGTLQNRTFIVLTAISPPYGMLKDSPTKLTGNDRFEGFGVDLIHELSLMLGFNYTFVLQEDGVYGSLNRETGKWNGMVNELLEWRADLAITDLTITSDRESAVDFTMPFMNLGISILFRKPTKEPPSLFSFMSPFSKQVWLYLGGAYMMVSMSLFILGRLSPKEWDNPYPCIEEPEELENQFSFSNSMWFTIGALLQQGSEIAPKSSSTRAVASIWWFFTLIMVSSYTANLAAFLTVEQVHSPISNAEDLAAAGGTVKYGAKRDGSTISFFKDAEYKTYQRMYEYMMQNPELLTSSNPEGLNRAKTENYAFLMESSSIEYIVERECDVTQIGGLLDDKGYGIAMRKNSPYRSALSEAVLRLQEQGVLTSLKRKWWKEKRGGGACSGTTEEGGALALEVANVGGVFVLLIVGCVVALFISFCEMMCDVHSRSRELKQGSADDGAEELGMDNVGGVFFVLCVGCSFASVIGCCELLCVIMQRARQHKVPFREELAAELRFVAKCSGNTKPVRHRKSSSGSRNSLESGLSVEQHSGMDPVAANGGAGGDSNGKAAKTNGRKMVSLDD, from the exons TCCGGCGTCGCCGCCATCTTCGGGCCCAACTCGCCGAAAGCGGCGGTCCACGTGCAGAGCATCTGCGACGAGAAGGAAATGCCCCACATCGAAACGCGCTGGGACGCCTACACGCGCCTTCCCACCATCAACATCCACCCCCATCCGCACATTCTGGGCCGGGTGTTTCTGGACCTGGTAGTGGCCTTCGAGTGGAAGGACTTTACCATCATTTACGAGTCCGGTCCGTGGCTGCCGGGAATCTCCGACCTGCTCAAGATGTACGACCCGAAGGGCTACACCGTGACGGTGCGCCAGCTGGACCTGAAGCTGAACGGGAACTACCGGGCGGTTCTGCGGCGGGTCAAGCAGTCCGACGACAAGCACATCATACTGGCCGCTTCGGTCGACTCGATGCCGGAGATTTTGAAGCAGGCCCAGCAGGTCGGCCTGATGACGGACTACCATCAGTTTATCATCACGTCGATGGATTTGCACACGATCGATCTGGAGCCGTACCAGTACAGCGGGACGAACATCACCGGCATTCGGCTGGTCGATCCGGACGAGGAGAAGATTCACCAG GTCACGGAATTCCTGAACGCCTCCCAGATCTCCAAAACCCTGGAACTGAACCAGGGCCTGAACCCGGCCACGATGCGCGTCGAGACGGCCCTCATGTACGACGCGGTCCTGCTGTTCGCGGAAGCCCTGCGCCACCTGATCGGCATCGATCCCCCGCACCCGCTGGAACCGATCGCGCTCAAGTGCGAGGACGACAACACCTGGAAGAACGGGTACAGCATCATCAACTACATGAAGGCGTCCACGATCCACGGGCTAACGCGGGGGGTGAAGTTCGACCACGAGGGGCACCGGTCGGACTTTCTGCTGGACATTGTCGAGCTGGGCCCGGCCGGGCTGGAGAAGGTCGGGGTGTGGAACTCGACCGAGGGGCTTAATTTTACGCGCAAGAAGGAACTGACGGCGCTGGCGCTGGACGACGGAACGCTGCAGAACCGTACGTTCATCGTGTTGACGGCGATTTCGCCCCCGTACGGGATGTTGAAGGACTCGCCGACCAAGCTGACGGGGAACGATCGGTTCGAGGGCTTTGGGGTTGATTTGATCCACGAGCTGTCGCTGATGCTGGGCTTCAACTATACCTTTGTGCTGCAGGAGGACGGCGTGTACGGGTCGCTGAACCGGGAGACCGGCAAGTGGAACGGAATGGTGAACGAGCTGCTGGAGTGGCGGGCGGACCTGGCGATTACGGATCTGACCATCACGTCGGACCGGGAGAGCGCGGTGGACTTTACGATGCCGTTTATGAACTTGG GAATTTCGATCCTGTTCCGGAAGCCCACCAAGGAACCACCGTCGCTGTTCTCCTTCATGTCCCCGTTCTCGAAGCAGGTCTGGCTATATCTGGGCGGTGCCTACATGATGGTGTCGATGTCCCTGTTCATCCTGGGCCGGCTCTCGCCGAAGGAGTGGGACAACCCGTACCCGTGCATCGAAGAGCCGGAAGAGCTGGAGAACCAGTTCAGCTTCAGCAACTCCATGTGGTTCACGATCGGTGCCCTGCTGCAGCAGGGCTCGGAAATCGCCCCCAA GTCCTCCTCGACGCGCGCCGTCGCGTCCATCTGGTGGTTCTTCACGCTGATCATGGTGTCGTCCTACACCGCCAACCTGGCGGCGTTCTTGACGGTCGAGCAGGTCCACTCGCCGATCAGCAACGCCGAGGACCTGGCGGCGGCCGGCGGCACCGTCAAGTACGGCGCCAAGCGGGACGGCAGCACGATCAGCTTCTTCAAGGACGCCGAGTACAAGACGTACCAGCGGATGTACGAGTACATGATGCAGAACCCGGAACTGCTGACGTCGTCCAACCCGGAGGGGCTGAACCGGGCCAAGACGGAGAACTACGCCTTCCTGATGGAGTCGTCCTCGATCGAGTACATCGTGGAGCGGGAGTGCGACGTGACGCAGATTGGCGGCCTGCTGGACGACAAGGGCTACGGGATTGCGATGCGGAAGA ATTCACCGTACCGAAGCGCACTGAGTGAAGCGGTTCTGCGACTGCAGGAGCAAGGTGTATTGACCTCGCTGAAGCGCAAATGGTGGAAGGAGAAGCGCGGTGGCGGCGCCTGttcg GGAACCACGGAGGAAGGCGGCGCCCTGGCCCTGGAGGTGGCCAACGTGGGCGGTGTCTTTGTGCTGCTGATCGTGGGCTGCGTCGTGGCGTTGTTCATAAGCTTCTGCGAGATGATGTGCGACGTGCACAGCCGCTCGCGAGAGCTCAAG CAAGGTTCGGCGGACGACGGCGCCGAGGAGCTCGGCATGGACAACGTCGGCGGTGTGTTCTTCGTGCTCTGCGTCGGATGTTCCTTCGCCAGTGTCATCGGCTGTTGCGAGCTGCTGTGCGTGATCATGCAGCGGGCTCGACAGCACAAG GTTCCGTTCCGCGAGGAGCTCGCCGCCGAGCTGCGCTTCGTGGCCAAGTGCTCCGGCAACACGAAACCGGTTCGCCACCGGAAGAGCTCGTCCGGGTCGCGCAACTCGCTCGAGTCGGGCCTGTCGGTGGAGCAGCACTCGGGCATGGATCCGGTCGCGGCGAACGGAGGAGCAGGAGGAGACAGCAACGGGAAGGCTGCCAAGACGAACGGGCGGAAGATGGTTTCGTTGGACGATTAG